Proteins from a single region of Novosphingobium sp. CECT 9465:
- a CDS encoding 23S rRNA (pseudouridine(1915)-N(3))-methyltransferase RlmH yields the protein MLLHIIARGKIGRSPEAELVDRYARRIAWGWKVTELPDRGGQIPPPSQTPSRTVAMDERGKQLTSSEFAAILGRWRDDGVRETRFLIGAADGHDEPLRDSADLLIAFGKATWPHMLARAMLAEQLWRATSILAGHPYHREG from the coding sequence ATGCTCCTCCACATCATCGCTCGCGGCAAGATTGGCCGTTCGCCCGAAGCGGAACTGGTGGATCGCTATGCCCGGCGCATTGCGTGGGGCTGGAAGGTTACCGAACTGCCCGATCGCGGCGGCCAGATTCCACCGCCGTCGCAAACCCCGTCGCGGACCGTGGCGATGGACGAGCGCGGCAAACAGCTTACCTCAAGCGAATTTGCCGCCATCCTTGGCCGCTGGCGCGATGATGGGGTGCGCGAAACGCGGTTCCTGATCGGCGCGGCGGACGGGCATGATGAGCCATTGCGCGATTCGGCCGATCTGTTGATCGCGTTCGGCAAGGCCACATGGCCGCACATGCTGGCCCGCGCGATGCTTGCCGAACAGTTGTGGCGCGCCACCAGCATTCTTGCTGGCCATCCCTATCATCGCGAAGGATAG
- a CDS encoding polymer-forming cytoskeletal protein produces the protein MFNKKPAPDQRQHTGGNPMAATFSILGIDVSIKGDLTATADLHIDGTVEGDITCAALVQGEKSTITGAIKAQSARLSGTVHGSIEAGELVILKSARIHGDVTYDALTIEQGAQVDGKFAHRVHAGGEAALTLVS, from the coding sequence ATGTTCAACAAGAAGCCCGCGCCGGATCAGCGCCAGCACACCGGGGGTAATCCAATGGCCGCCACGTTCTCGATTCTGGGCATCGATGTTTCGATCAAGGGCGATCTGACCGCCACTGCCGACCTGCACATCGACGGGACGGTCGAAGGCGACATCACCTGCGCCGCGCTGGTGCAGGGCGAGAAGAGCACCATCACCGGCGCGATCAAGGCGCAGAGCGCGCGCCTTTCGGGCACTGTCCATGGCTCCATCGAAGCGGGCGAACTGGTGATACTGAAATCGGCCCGCATTCATGGCGACGTGACTTACGATGCGCTGACTATCGAGCAAGGCGCGCAAGTGGATGGCAAATTCGCACACCGTGTCCATGCAGGCGGGGAAGCCGCACTGACTCTGGTGAGCTGA
- a CDS encoding M23 family metallopeptidase has translation MKLSEVAARIRSWFPEREFFMRSHGQVRFIRISPRLQMSLAGGFAAAVLLWLGLMTATLVAQFSSAQDHAALLQREAAVASSESRLNKYRGGLDGVADDLARRQDFIEKAIEGTIGELPKDLPQGTVSDSSAEAEKTVRKISMELPEARRLARIEARQLAFIERLTRYADARSAAAETAIRRVGLNPAMLRAASREGQGGPLIRLFTGRDETIDPRFARLGASLERMAAMQKGLARIPNTLPASLEYISSGFGYRSDPFSGGPAFHAGLDFRGPMGAPIYAAAAGTVSFVGVKQGYGNCVEVSHGNGLMTRYAHMSRTGARVGEKVDAGAEIGKIGSTGRSTGPHLHFEVRINDRPVNPRPFLEAASNVQQEARAGSAPAHRG, from the coding sequence ATGAAGCTGTCCGAAGTGGCGGCGCGAATACGAAGCTGGTTCCCGGAGCGTGAGTTCTTCATGCGCTCGCACGGGCAGGTGCGCTTCATCCGCATATCGCCACGCCTGCAGATGTCGCTTGCCGGCGGCTTCGCTGCCGCCGTGCTGCTGTGGCTGGGACTGATGACCGCGACACTGGTCGCGCAGTTCTCCTCGGCGCAGGATCATGCCGCGCTGTTGCAGCGCGAAGCGGCGGTGGCTTCGAGCGAAAGCCGGTTGAACAAGTATCGCGGCGGGCTGGACGGCGTGGCCGATGACCTCGCCCGCCGACAGGATTTCATTGAGAAAGCGATTGAAGGCACCATCGGCGAACTGCCGAAAGACCTGCCGCAGGGCACCGTATCGGACAGCAGCGCCGAAGCGGAAAAGACCGTGCGCAAAATCTCCATGGAATTGCCCGAAGCACGTCGGCTCGCCCGCATCGAAGCGCGGCAGCTGGCATTCATCGAACGCCTGACGCGCTATGCCGATGCCCGCTCTGCCGCCGCTGAAACCGCGATTCGCCGGGTCGGCCTCAACCCCGCGATGCTGCGGGCCGCATCGCGCGAGGGGCAGGGCGGTCCGTTGATCCGCCTGTTTACCGGGCGCGACGAAACCATCGATCCGCGCTTCGCCCGCCTTGGTGCCAGCCTTGAGCGCATGGCCGCGATGCAGAAAGGCCTTGCCCGCATTCCCAACACGCTGCCTGCCAGCCTCGAATATATCTCCAGCGGCTTCGGCTATCGCTCCGATCCGTTCAGCGGCGGCCCGGCTTTTCACGCAGGGCTTGATTTTCGCGGGCCGATGGGCGCACCGATCTATGCAGCCGCCGCCGGTACGGTCAGCTTCGTCGGGGTCAAGCAGGGCTATGGCAATTGCGTCGAAGTCAGCCACGGCAACGGCTTGATGACGCGCTACGCGCACATGTCGCGGACAGGCGCCCGCGTTGGCGAAAAGGTCGACGCAGGCGCGGAAATCGGCAAGATCGGCAGTACCGGCCGCTCTACCGGCCCCCATCTTCATTTCGAGGTGCGGATCAATGACCGTCCGGTCAACCCGCGCCCCTTCCTTGAGGCAGCCAGCAATGTTCAACAAGAAGCCCGCGCCGGATCAGCGCCAGCACACCGGGGGTAA
- a CDS encoding glutamate-5-semialdehyde dehydrogenase produces the protein MSTQLQSPVESVTDMVEGLARAARAARAAQRQLAQLDAPAKEHALKLAAEALRGAEAEILAANALDMANGAANGLTPALLDRLKLTPERLAGVADAVAQVAALADPVGQVIDEAVRPNGMVLQRVRVPVGVIGIIYESRPNVTADAAALCVRSGNATILRGGTEAVHSNRAIHAALVRGLTQGGVPADAVQLMPTQDRAAVGAMLAAAGLIDMIVPRGGKSLVARVQADARVPVLAHLDGINHTFVHAAADAAMARAIALNAKMRRTGICGAMETLLIDATYPDPHGLVEPLIDAGCELRGDARACAIDPRIMAATDDDWDTEYLEAILAVAVVDGLDEALAHIAAHASGHTDAIVTDDQAVADRFLGEVDSAIVMHNASSQFADGGEFGLGAEIGIATGRLHARGPVALEGLTTYKWLVRGSGQVRP, from the coding sequence ATGTCCACGCAGCTTCAATCGCCCGTCGAATCCGTGACCGATATGGTCGAAGGCCTTGCCCGCGCCGCCCGCGCCGCCCGCGCCGCGCAGCGCCAGCTTGCACAGCTGGATGCCCCGGCAAAGGAGCATGCGCTCAAGCTTGCCGCCGAAGCCCTGCGCGGTGCCGAGGCTGAAATCCTTGCCGCCAATGCGCTGGACATGGCCAATGGTGCCGCCAACGGGTTGACGCCCGCGCTGCTCGACCGGCTCAAGCTGACGCCCGAACGCCTTGCCGGTGTTGCCGATGCGGTGGCGCAGGTTGCCGCGCTCGCCGATCCCGTGGGGCAGGTCATCGACGAAGCCGTCCGGCCCAACGGCATGGTGTTGCAGCGCGTGCGCGTGCCGGTTGGCGTGATCGGCATCATCTATGAAAGCCGCCCGAACGTGACCGCCGATGCCGCCGCGCTCTGCGTTCGATCGGGAAATGCCACGATCCTGCGCGGCGGCACGGAAGCGGTCCATTCCAACCGTGCAATCCATGCTGCGCTGGTCAGGGGCCTGACTCAGGGCGGCGTACCTGCCGATGCGGTGCAGCTCATGCCCACGCAGGACCGTGCCGCCGTCGGCGCGATGCTGGCTGCGGCGGGCCTGATCGACATGATCGTGCCGCGCGGGGGCAAAAGCCTTGTCGCGCGGGTACAGGCCGATGCGCGCGTTCCGGTGCTGGCTCACCTTGACGGGATCAATCACACTTTCGTCCATGCCGCCGCCGATGCCGCGATGGCCAGGGCCATCGCGCTCAACGCCAAGATGCGCCGCACCGGCATTTGCGGGGCGATGGAAACGCTGCTCATCGATGCGACCTATCCCGATCCTCACGGTCTGGTGGAACCGCTGATCGATGCCGGTTGCGAATTGCGCGGCGATGCGCGCGCCTGCGCCATCGATCCGCGCATAATGGCCGCCACGGATGACGACTGGGATACCGAATACCTCGAAGCGATTCTTGCGGTCGCCGTGGTCGACGGACTGGACGAGGCGCTTGCCCATATTGCCGCCCACGCATCGGGCCATACCGACGCCATCGTGACAGACGATCAGGCCGTGGCGGACCGCTTCCTGGGCGAAGTCGATAGCGCCATCGTCATGCACAATGCCTCAAGCCAGTTCGCCGATGGCGGCGAGTTCGGCCTTGGCGCGGAAATCGGCATTGCCACCGGGCGGCTCCACGCGCGCGGGCCGGTGGCGCTGGAAGGGTTGACCACGTACAAGTGGCTGGTGCGGGGTTCCGGGCAGGTGCGTCCCTGA
- the rsfS gene encoding ribosome silencing factor: MADTAPRTAALLHDLVLASLDDDQAMDVVSLALEGKSSIADYMVIASGRSTRQVASMAQKLSERIKHGGYGHVRIEGLPAADWVLVDAGDVVIHLFRPEVRTFYNLERMWNFGDAGAA; encoded by the coding sequence ATGGCCGATACCGCCCCACGCACTGCCGCCTTGCTGCACGATCTCGTGCTGGCGTCGCTCGATGATGACCAGGCGATGGATGTCGTCAGCCTCGCGCTCGAAGGCAAAAGCTCGATCGCCGATTACATGGTGATCGCATCGGGCCGCTCGACCCGGCAAGTGGCCTCGATGGCGCAGAAGCTGTCCGAACGGATCAAGCACGGCGGCTACGGCCACGTCCGCATCGAAGGCCTTCCCGCAGCCGACTGGGTGCTGGTCGACGCCGGCGACGTGGTGATTCACCTGTTCCGCCCGGAAGTGCGTACGTTCTACAATCTCGAACGCATGTGGAACTTCGGAGACGCGGGCGCGGCCTGA
- a CDS encoding nicotinate-nucleotide adenylyltransferase, which translates to MAGAGFRAGASLTLTGLLGGSFNPAHGGHRRISLFALDALTLDEVWWLVSPGNVLKPAQGMAPLPARLASAQAQTRRAPIRATAIERELGTLYTVDTLRALKRRYPKRHFVWLMGADNLAQFHRWKNWRQIARAMPIAVIARPGYDAPALASPAMAWLRRWRQRPGQFVSGAKQAAPALTILRFDPDTRSASAIRAAVPDWSASFGTASLRDPLTHRAVNRGKT; encoded by the coding sequence GTGGCTGGTGCGGGGTTCCGGGCAGGTGCGTCCCTGACCCTTACCGGACTTCTGGGCGGCAGCTTCAATCCCGCGCACGGCGGCCATCGCCGTATTTCGCTGTTTGCGCTCGATGCGCTGACGCTGGACGAAGTGTGGTGGCTGGTATCGCCCGGCAATGTGCTGAAGCCCGCCCAGGGCATGGCTCCGCTGCCCGCACGGCTGGCTTCGGCGCAGGCGCAAACCCGCCGGGCACCGATCCGCGCGACAGCCATCGAACGCGAATTGGGCACCCTCTATACGGTCGATACCCTGCGCGCCCTGAAGCGGCGCTATCCCAAAAGGCACTTCGTATGGCTGATGGGGGCTGACAATCTTGCGCAGTTCCATCGCTGGAAAAACTGGCGGCAGATCGCAAGGGCGATGCCGATTGCAGTGATCGCGCGTCCGGGGTATGATGCACCTGCCTTGGCAAGCCCTGCCATGGCCTGGCTGCGCCGCTGGCGCCAGCGGCCCGGACAGTTCGTCTCCGGCGCAAAGCAGGCCGCCCCCGCGCTGACCATTCTTCGCTTCGATCCCGATACCCGGTCGGCCAGCGCGATTCGCGCCGCCGTTCCTGACTGGTCTGCCAGCTTTGGCACTGCCAGCCTGCGCGATCCGCTTACGCATCGCGCCGTGAATCGAGGCAAAACCTGA